DNA from Actinomycetota bacterium:
GACATCCAGATCCTTGGCTACGGCAACCTGATGGGTGGCACTCAAGGTCAAAGCCTGCAGAAGAACATCGGCCAGACCGGCATCCCCGTGTTCAACGTCTCGAACGCCTGCGCAACCGGAGCAACGGCTCTGCGTGCAGGTGTCATGGCGATCAAGGCCGGCGAGGTTGACTACGCCCTTGCAGTCGGTGTCGAGAAGATCTCAGGTGCTGGGCTCCTGACCGGCAACTCTGCCGGAGCCCTGCCGGAGAACTGGACACCGAAGGGACGTCAGGGCGCGATCATGCCGCTCGATGGTCGCATCGGCACCACGGGCATGGCCGGACTGTTCGCGCAGATCGGCTTTGCCTACAACGACAGCGACCCACGGGCGGACTTCGAGCTGTTCGCACGCATCGCTGAGAAGAGCCACTCACACTCAACGCTGAACCCGAATGCTGCGTACCAGACTGCGATGAGCCTGGAGCAGATCATGAACGACCCAATGATCTCCTACCCGCACACTCGGTCGATGTGTTCGGCCAACTGTGATGGTGCAGCGGCCGCAGTCCTCGTCAGCGAGACCAAGCTGCGTACGCTGCCGCTGGAGCAGCAGCGTCGTGCGGTCAAGGTCAGTGCATCGATCATCGCCACCGACCCGTGGACAGATGGCAATCAGGAACTAGCCGATGTCAACACGGTTACGCGCAATGCTTCAAAGGCCGCCTACGAGCAGGCTGGCATTGGCCCGGAGGATCTCGACCTCGCCGAACTGCACGACTGCTTTGCTGCTGCAGAGCTGGTGCACTACGACAACCTCGGGCTCTGTGCACCTGGCAACGCGATCGACTTCTTCAACTCTGGCGCCACCTGGCGCACAGGCAAGATGCCGGTGAACGTCTCTGGCGGCTTGCAGTCGAAGGGTCATCCCATCGCTGCCACCGGTATCGCGAACGTCTGGGAGGTGGCAACTCACCTTCGCGGTGAAGCCGGTCCTCGTCAGATTGAAGGAGCCAAGGTCGGTCTGGCCCATGTCATCGGACTCGGATCAACTGCTGGCGTCCACATCCTCGAGAAGAGCGGGCTGTAATCAGCTGAAGCGCTCAAACACCCACGGCCGGTCACCCATTAGCAAACGGTGCCGGCCGTTGGTGTTTTCGGAAGTTGGATGCTCAGCATCACCATTCCAAACCACGGTCGGACGTTCGGCAACAGTGACGACGAAGCTTTCAAATAGTGGAGCCTCACCAGCGGTCACAGAGGCCAAGGCGTCTGTGACCGAGGCGCATCCCGTGAATCGACTGATCGACACGAATGTCGGTGGCATGAGGTCAATGTCTCCACGCTGATGGCGGTCTATCGCTTCAGCTGGCGTCAGCCACGCATGCTCAACAATCTCACCCTGAGCGATCTTGATCTCGTCTTCCTGAGGTGCAGCACCAATGAAGAACCAGGTATGAAAGCGCCTGGGAGCCTGAGGCGGCGGCAGCCAAACCGAGAAATGCTTGAGATTGGCAGCACTGACCACAAGTCCGGTCTCCTCCAAGGTCTCCCGCTCGGCTGCGTGTCGAGCAACATCAACTTCGGCATCGTCCTCGCCTTTGACATCAGCAACTTCAATGCGGCCACCGGGGAATACCCAGGCGTTTGCGAAAGACCCGTGCTGGGGGCGCTTCAGTAGGAGCAACTCCATGCCGTTACTGCCATCGCGTACGAGCACAACTGTTGCAGCCGCTTGCAGTTCTGCCATGAAGTCCAAATCTCCTAGATCGACAAAGCGGCTCCGCCGCTGACCCTGTATGTCTCACCGGTGATGAAACTGCCTTCTTCAGAAATCAAGAACAACATCATGTTGACGATGTCTGCGATCGAGCCAAGTCGATGAATTGACTGCATGTCGTTAACGATTGAAGTGATCATCGGTTCGGGTAGATCGGCCATCGCGCTCGGGGTGGCCATCAATCCCGGTGAGATCGCGTTGACCCGAATGCCAGCATCAGCGAACTCGCGAGCGAAGGCAATCGTGAGCCCGCGCACCGCGAGTTTTGAAACACCATACGGCGATGTCGAGGAGTTGCTCGCCATCGACGACAAACTGATGATGTTGCCGCCGCCTCGGCTGCGCATGGACTCAAGACATGCCAGGTTGCAATTCACCACACCCATGAGGTTGACGTCGAAGAGTGCCCGGACATCAGCGCGATCAAGGGTGGAGAACGGCAGGTTGTACTTGGTCAGATGCAGCCCAGCATTGTTGATCAGGATGTCAACGCCACCGAATTCCGCAATGGTCTTGGCCACAGCAGCATCTACGGCTTCGGCACTGGCGACATCACAATCCACGGCTAGTGCGCGGTAGCCCGCCGATTGAAGTTTGGCCACAGCTTCCTCTGCGGCTGGCATGTTGATCTCAGCGATGACAACAGCTGCTCCTTCGGCAGCAAGGGCCTCCGCAAATGCGTAGCCGAAACCGATTGCGCCGCCGGTGATGAACGCGACCTTGCCCTGATGCTTCATGAGTCTCCTTTAGACGCGGTTTGCTCATCGTTGCCGGTCACGAGACCTGTTTCCATCAGTTTCACAAAATCAACTGCGACAGAAATAACCTGAGGGTCCGAGCCAACGAGGGATTGCAGGATGCGCACATCCTTTGCCAGGGCCGGCAGGGCCGCCCCGCGAGCCATCATGTCGACTGTTCCGCCACGGGCAAAGGTCGCAAGCGCATAACTCTGACCCGAGCTGGTCATAACTGTCTTCAGTGCCGCGGCCCGATCGATGCCCAATTGATCTGCGATCTCAAGCATCGAGTTGGTCAATCCGAGTTGTGCGGTGAAGATCGCGTTGTTCATGAGCTTGGTCTTCTGACCCGCACCTACCGTACCCAGACGCACCGAATTCGCGCCGATCACCTTGATCAATGCATCGACTTCCTCGCAATCTTCCGGAGAACCCCCGAGCATGATCGTGAGATCGCCTTCGGCTGCAGTCACCGGGCCGCCACTGATTGGCGCATCAATGAGCCGCAAGCCCATGGCTTTGAGTCGTACATCAAGGTCCTGTACATACTCCGGAGCCACGGTGCTGTGCACCAAGATCACAGCCCCTGGCTTGAGGCCTTGGACTACGCCGTCTTCACCGAACAGAACATCATCAACGGCAGCCGCATCAAATACGCATAGCCCAACGACATCGCTGTTGGCACCCAGTTCAGCAGGCGTAGTTGCACGCGTGACATCGGTGGGGAAGTCGACAGTGACTTCTGGGCGGCGAGCCCAGATCGTCAGCGGCAGGCCCGCGCGTGCAATCGTCTGCGCCATTGGCAGCCCGATGCTCCCCAATCCGATGAATCCGTATCGTGTCTGTGGCCCCATCGGAACAACCCCTATCCACGCTTAACTTGAGAATTCCTTGGTCAACAACATTGCACCCGCGATGGGGCCACCACCGTTTGCCGCAACAATAACCTCGGCATTGGGGATCTGTCTTTCCCCTGCCTCGCCTCGCAACTGGGCAACTGCCTCGTACACATGGCCGTAGCCGTGCAGTCGACCTTCAGACAATTGACCACCATGGGTATTGATGGGTAGCTCACCAGTGCGTGCGATGCGCTGGCCGCCTTCAATGAAGGATCCACCCTCACCTTGCGCGCAGAAGCCAAGTGCTTCTATCCACGCCAAGGTGATGATGCTGAAGCCGTCGTACAACTCGGCAACATCCACATCGGCAGGCTTCAAATCAGTGCGCGACCACATCTGCTTGGCAACACCTTGAGCCATCATCGATGTCATGTCCGCGTACTGATCCCAGGACGGGCGACCGTACTGTGCAGTGCCCACTGCATTGATGAATCCGGACGGCTTAGGCGCATCCTTGGCGTAATCAACATGCGAGACCACCATCGCCGTTGAACCATCGACAGGAACGTCGCAGTCGAGCAGGCACAAGGGGGTCGAGATCATTCGTGCATTCAGGTAGTCGTCCATCGTGATGGGGTCGCGGTAGACCGCACGAGGGTTGACGCCGGCATTGGTACGGCAGGTGAGCGCGATTTGACCGAGCTGCTCCTTGGTTGTTCCGTACTTGTGCATGTGCAGCTGCGCGACCTGAGCAAACCAGTTCGTTGCGGACACTGCACCGAACTGCGAAAGGAAGCCGCCAGCACGAGTCATGCCACCGGCAGGATTGCGCCCGGCTATGCCCTGCATGGTGGATTCAGTCACTGTTCGAAAGACCAGCACGTGCTTTGCCAGACCTGCGGCAATGGCCATCGATGCTTCGATGATGGAACCCAACTGTGCTGAGCCCTCGCCCGAGCCGTAGAGGAAGTTGATATCCAGGCGCAGCGCATCCTGTACTGCGACGGCTGAGGGACCACCGAAGCCGCGAGACATGATTGCGTCCCCGCCGGGGTAGGTAGCCACGCCGTCGATGTCATCGCGCGTCAGACCGGCATCTGCAATTGCTTCCAGCGCAGCGTCGAGGGTGAGATCCATTGCTGTGCGACCAAGGCGGCGACCCGATGCAGAGCGACCAATGCCGCTGATGAATGAAAGACGCTCGGGATTGCTCATGCTGGTGACCCTTCTGGCACGAATGTGGGGTACCAAACGTCGTCGCGAGCGAGAAAACGCACCTCGACTTTCATCCCGATGATGTTGGGATCTTCCAGATCGACACCAGCCAGCAAGGTCGTCAAGCGAAGGTCGTCCTGCTCTTCCATGGTGACGATGGCAATGATGTACGGCGCTTGCCCGGGTACCCACTGCTGGATGTTGACCGTGTAGGTCAGCACGGTCGCCTTGCCCGATACGGGATCGGGCTGCATGTTTGCCGACAGGCACCTTGGGCAACGAGGCGTTGGCGGATGCGAGTAGTAGCCGCAATCCTGACAATGCTTGAACCGCAGTTTGCCGTCCTCACCGCTGGCCCAGAAGAAGCTGGTCTCCGGATCATCCTGAGGTGCTATGCGCACCGTGAGAATGTCGAGGTCGATGGCCAAGGTGATCTCCTTGTTGACGTGCGCGGCTATTGATCTTCCACATGTAGTGCAAACTCAGCAACGAGATTGCGTCGCAGGAGCTTTCCCGTCGCTGTCTGCGGAAGTAGATCGTGACGCAGGCGAACATAGTCGGGGGTCTTGGATGAGCGCAGTTTTTCGCGACAAAAATCCTTGATCTCTTGTTCAGTCACCGACATGCCCTCGCGTACGACAACGAAGGCAGCGATGCGCTGCCCCCACTCCTCGTCAGGCACGCCAGCAACTGCACACTCAAGCACTGCCGGGTGTCGGTGAATAACCTCTTCGATTTCTGCCGGAGCCATGTTCTCGCCGCCGCGAATGATGGTGTCATCGGTGCGACCCTCAATGAACAGGAAGCCACCAGAATCAAGCCATCCGCGGTCACGAGTGTTAAACCAGCCCGCATCATCAACCACTCGACCACTCTCGAGGTACTCGCCGGAGACCTGCTCGCCCGCGACCCAGATTGCACCCGGCTCACCAAACGGCAGCACTTCATCGTCGCCATCTCGAACTTCCATCTGCACCTGGGGCAGAACCTTGCCGACGGACCCAAGACGCGCACGAACTTCAGGGTCGGTGCTGTTGAAGGACTCGCGGTGATCCTCTGGGCCAAAGACAGCGACCGAAGACGCGGTCTCCGTCAGTCCGTAGGCGTTGACGAAGCCAACGTTGGGGAACAAGCCGAGGGCACGCTCGAGTGTTGCCTGCGCAATGCGCGCACCCCCGTAGCTCAAGCCGCGCAGAGTTGGCGGGGCTTGGCGACCGGTTGCTTCCATGTGCTCCACGATGCGCGAGAGCATCGTGGGCACGACCATCGCGTTGGTGACACCTTCGCGCTCCACCGTGTCGAGCCAGTTCTCTGGGGTGAAGCGATCGAGATAGACCACGCGACGGCCTGCGTAGAGATTGGAGAGCAGGTTGGCGACTGCTGCGATGTGATACGGCGGCACCGAAACGATCATCGCGTCCGAGGGATCAGCACTTGCGAAGTCAACTGAGCCGAGCACATAGGCGACCAGGTGCTTGTGCCGCAGCACTGCACTCTTCGGCGCAGAAGTCGTGCCACTGGTCTGCAGCAGAATCGCGATATCTTCAGGATCCGGCTCGGAGTCGAATACGGGCACATCACCGGCGCTGGTCACGGCCAGCCAATCCTCGAAGGTCACCACGACCTGAGCTGCGCCTTCGGGCACCAAGCTCGGGTTGTCGGTAACAATGTAGGGCGCAGGCATGCCCATGATGGCCTTGTGGATGTACTCCTCAGCAAGGCGGTAGTTCAGGGGCAGGAATTGCAGGCCGGCGAAGGAGGCCGCGAACAACGCGATTGGGAATGACGGGCCATTCTCACCACAGAAGATCACGCTCTTTGCGCCCGACGCCTGGATCAGCGCACCACCGCGCGCGGCGGCTGCGCGAAGTTGGGCATAGCTTGTGCCGTCGTTCAGGCTGCCGACCGCGATTCGGTCGTCATACCCGCCGGTAACCATTTCCAACAGCGTCAGCAGATTCACAGCAACTCCTTGTATTTCAACATGGGGACAGACTTCAGATTCGTGCTCACAGAGGGTGTCCGGCACGGATCTGCTGGAAGGCAGACGAGGGTAATCGCAGGGCCATTCGCAAGGTGGTCACCCTACGGTAAAATTGCCTGTGCTGGCTATGCGATCCCACAAAGTGAGCGACACTTCACATGCGAAATTAGCGCTTACAGACGCTCGATAATCAGACCATTTGCAAGGCCGCCGGCCTCGCACATGGTCTGAAACCCGTAGCGTCCGCCCGTTGCTTCCAAGGTCGTCAGCAACGAAGCCATCAGACGTCCACCGGACGCACCCAGAGGATGGCCAAGAGCGATGGCTCCACCGTTCTGATTGACCTTCTCGATGTCAGCGCCGATGTCCTTCAGCCAAGCAAGCGCAGGCGCAGCGAAGGCTTCGTTCACCTCGAATGCGTCGATGTCCGACAACTTCAATCCGGCCTTGGTCAGGGTCTTGTTCGTAACCGGAATGATGGCCGAGAGCATCTCAAGAGGGTCATCGCCAATGACGGACGAGGCAACGATACGCGCCCGCGGGGTCAGGCCCAAAGTCTTGAGCATCTGCTCGCTGACAATCATGACAGCGGAGGCGCCATCGCTGATCTGCGAAGCATTGCCAGCAGTAACTGACCATTCGATTTCCGGGAAGCGCAATTTCGCCTCGTCGTTCATGAAGGCTGGCTTCAACGCGGCAAGGCCTTCCAGGGTGCTATCTGCGCGAATGCCGTCGTCAGCTGACACCACGGTGCCATCGGCGAGGGTGACAGGCACGATCTGCTTGGCAAGCAGGCCAGCCAGTTGTGCGGCTGCAGCGCGCTGGTGCGATTGCAGTGAGTAGGCGTCCATGGCCTCGCGCGACAGACCCCAACGAGCCGCCACCAGCTCCGCTGAGATCCCCTGATCCACCAGGCCGCCGCCGGCGTATCGAGCAGAGACAGCTGGCCCGAATGGATCTTCGCCATTCTTGTTGCTGAACATGGTCGTTGTGCTCATCGACTCAACGCCAGCACCAATGACGAGGTCATAGGCGCCCGCTTGCACTCCCTGAGCGCCGAACACCACAGACTGCATGGAGGACCCACACTGGCGATCAACGGTTGTGGCTGGCACCGACTGCGGGAAGCCCGCCGACAGCACAGCACTGCGCGTGATGTTGTTGCTCTGGCGCCCGATCTGCGTAACGCAGCCGCCGATCACATCATCGACAAGCGCAGGATCAAAGCCATTACGTTCCACAAGCGCGCGCAATGGAACTGCCATCAGATCTGCAGGGTGCACCGAGGTGAGAGCACTACCGTCGCGTCGCATCTTGGCGACCGGGGTGCGAACAATGTCAACAATGTAGGCCTCGCTCATGCGGTCAACCCCAGAATCTGCTGCAATTCATCACGACAGGAGAGAGCATCGCCGAACAGCACCTCATCTGTCTTCACGCGCCGCAGGTAGAGGTGTGCGACATGCTCCCAGGTGAAACCGATTCCACCGTGCACCTGAATCGTTGCCTCGGCGACCCACGGCGCGAAACGAGCGCAGTAAGCCTTCACGACGAGAGCCTGCTCGTGCAAGGCCGCAGTGTCTTCTGGCTGAACCAACGAAGCTGCAGCCACTGCAGCGCGCATTGATTCAACATGTGCGAACATTTCTGAGCAACGGTGCTTGATCGCCTGGAAGGCGCCGATCGGCTTGCCAAACTGCTCGCGAGTTTTCGCGTAATCGACAGAGATCTCCATCAGCCGCTCCGACATTCCCAGCAGTTCAGCACTGGTTGCGATGCGTCCAAAGGAGCGAAGTGACTTCAGCCCATCGGTGAAGTCACCGCCGATGCGGGTCCCCTCGGTGCCTTCAAAGGTGACAAGTGCGGTTGGCCGGGTGAGGTCGAGTGCGTCCTGAGGGTTGACGACCACGCCACCCGCATCTCCGTCTACAACGAACAGGCCAGTGCCATCCGGTGTGCTGGCAACAACGAGGAATCGCGAGGCAATACCCGCGTTCAACACGGCAGTCTTTGTGCCGTAGAGCCCCCAATATGTCTCATCGCGAGCAAGAGTGTGAGTGCCTGCTCCGTCGAGGCCGGCGAAGGCCATGATCTCGCTGCCGTCAGCCAAGCCTGGCAAGTACTTCTTGAAGGCTTCTTCGTCGCCAGTGAGCTGGATGGCCAAGGTCGACAGCACGCTGGAGGAGAGCAGCGGTACTACCGCGAGTGCGCGGGCGGCTTCCTCCAGGGCGACCGCCATTTCGGCCATTCCCATGCCTTGACCGCCGAACTCTTCTGGAATCAGCAGACCAGCGACACCAAGATCGGCAGCCAGGCCCTTCCAGGTGCTGGCGTCCAGACCTGTTCCGCTGTCGATGACAGCGCGCACTCGGGTCTCAGGTGATGCATTGGTCAAGTAGTCACGAACACTGGCCCGGAATTCGGCACGTTCTGCTTCTGTTGTCGTTGCGTTCTTCACTGTAGAACCTTTCCTTGTTGCAATTAGTCGCGAGGAAGACCGAGAACGCGGTCACCGATGATGTTCTTCACGATGTCCGAGGTGCCGGCGGCGATAGTCGCCGAGCGGGCGCTCAGATATCCGAGGGTGGCGCTGTTGTTCTCGCCGGTGACGCCTTCAATTCCAGCAAGGCCCATCACGACGGTGTCAACGCGCTGGCTGAGCTCGCTCCACACCATCTTGATCACAGACTGCTCAGAACCCGGAGTTCCGCCCTGCGCAATCTTGTTCAGCATCTGACGTGCCATTGCACCGAGCACACGAGCTTCGACGTACATTTCGGCAAGTTCATCGGAAACCACCGGCGAGACTCGCACGTCTCTCTTTGCCACTTCTTCGATCAGTCCTCGAATCCGTTGCTCAAGACGGCCAGCGAACACGGCTACACCGGCACGTTCGTGACCAAGGGTGGTCATCGTGACCATCCAGCCCTCGTGCAATGGCCCAAGAAGGTTCGCAACCGGCACGCGAACGTCGGTGAAGAACACTTCAGCGAATTCAGCACCACCATTGATCTGCTTGATCGGTCGCACTTCAACGCCAGGAGTCTTCATCGACAAGGTGATGGCTGAGATGCCCTTGTGCTTGGGCGCATCGGGGTCAGTACGCGCGAGCAGTTGCATGTGGCTTGCGTGCATGCCATTCGATGTCCAGACCTTCTGCCCGTTGATGACGAACTCATCGCCATCGATCACAGCACGAGTGCGCAGCGAGGCAAGATCTGAACCTGCGCCTGGCTCGCTGAATCCCTGACACCACACCTCATCGGTGCTGCCAATGCGAGCTACCGACTTTTGCTGCTCCTCATTGCCGAACTTCATCAGCGTGGGAGCCACGTTCTTCAAGCCGATCATTCCGGGGATCTGCGGAGCGCCCGAAGCCGCAACGACATCCTCGATCGCAAGGACATCCATGGTGCCCAGTCCGCGGCCGCCGTACTTGAGTGGCCAACTCGCTGTGGCCCACTTGCCTTCAGCCATCATCCGCTGCCAATCGCACAAGGCATCCCACGAGGTATCCCCGTTCCACTTCGCCTTCCACTTGGGCAGAGCGTCACCAAGCCAGGTGCGCAACTCGGCTAGTAGGTCATCCATGGTGGGCCTCACTTTCACTTAACTGATTCAGCATTGGCGTGGCGGAACGAAGAAAACGCATGGCGTCGTTGAGATGGGTGCATCCGAGCTCACTTCGCAAATGCGCTCGAACTCCTTCATCGATCTGACTGCCTGATCGCCCCTCAAGCAGCCCAACATGCTCGGCTGCAAGCGGACAATCACCCATAGGAAGAGTACGTGGCTCGGCCTTTGCATCGGCAAGCAGGCCGTCGGCATCCAGTTGGGCGCGCACGACATATTCGTGCAGGGCAGCGTCGTCATCGATGGCCTTGTGCAAAGAGTCGCGAAACCACATATTGAGCTCGGTCGTGCCGTCGCTCTGAGGAATGACATCGAGCAGTCGACGACGCTGCATGGAACCTGCAGGCAACTCGATTTCGTCATGCCAGTCACCCTCGCGCGCGACCAGTTCCTTGATCGTCATCGCAGGCGGGAGGTCGCCAAGAATGCTCACGCTGGAGGCCATGGCCGCCACGCCGCCAGCCATCCATCCGGCACAAGTGCCAACCTGAGGCGAATTTGCGAGCATGCCTGGAATCTGCGGCTCGGAGACGATGCGTCCATAGCCTGCGATGTGTCGAATACCCGAGAGGTCATCAAGCAACGCGCCGACCAGCGATGAGTCGGCAATCGGAGGTTCCAGGCGCGAGAGCTGGGCTCTGAATCCTGCACCTATCGACTTGCCGCGCAAGGCCTCTGTGAGCGATCGAGTTCCGTACTCGTCAGTGACCTCGATGCTTTCGAGATTGCCCATTGGATCGACCTGAGCGCTCAAGCGACCACTACGAGAGCTGAGGAGCTCGCCGTCGGCGCCGAAGGCCGCATCGCGTGCGACGCCTTCAACGGCAAACCCTGACCACTGCGGACCAGGTGTGGCACTGAGTGTCGCGGTACGACGAACGGAGTTGGGTCGGCGTGCCCATAACTCGTCAAGAGGCTGAGTAATACCGCGGGCAAGCGGTACTCCGACTGGATTGGTCACTGTTGTCCTGTCCACGTGAACTGCCGATGATCACCCATAGGCGTTATTTAACGTAGCAGTTGGCCTGGTTTGATATCGGGCAATTCACGAGCTGGCGGCGGTCACTCGGGTGTATCGAGGAAGCACCAAACCCACAAGCACAGCAAGGCCAATCATCGAGCAGATGGCGCCGGCGCCGAACACCGCGCGGTAGCCGCCGAAGGCTGCCGCCAGGCCAACAACAAGTCCGCCGATCCCCTGAGCGATGTCGAAGAACATCGTGAAGGTGGAGATCGCCGAGGGCCTGGTGCGGTCATCAACATTGCTGAGCACCAGAGCCATCAATCCGGGGTATTGCAATGCGATGCCAACGGCCAGCGGGACCATGGCCAGGTACAGCCCGAGCCAGCCAGGCGTGATCGCCATGATGCTCAAGCCGACCACAATCGAAACAGTGGCTGAAATACCGGTCACGCGCGGGCCGACGCGATCGGGAACCCGGCGACCAAAGAGCCGAACGGACAGCACGATTGCGGAGTAGAAGAAGAACAACCACTGCACTTGGTAGTAACCAAGAGTCGGGGCGTAGAGCGGAAGGAAGGCGTTCATTCCCACCATGCCAACGATTCCAAGTGCCAAGACGACTCCCGGAAGAATTGCCGGCAAGTAGAAACTGGGCGGCTTGTTCTCACCTGTGAGAAGACTCTGATCAGCGATGCGGATATCAGACTTGCGAAGAGTAAAGACCGGCAACGCCCCCAGGAAGGCGATGACTCCGGCTGTTCCAAAAGCCGCTTCGTAGCCAGCTGAGTTGTAGATCAACTGACCAACGACCGGACCGATAGCCAAGCCAATGTATGGAGCAATCGAAAAAACACTGGCAGCTTCGGCTCGACGGAATTCACTCACCCATGCCATCACC
Protein-coding regions in this window:
- a CDS encoding MFS transporter, coding for MRIRTRSTAARQVEPLVTLKFFLILVAGFAFFMGVGMTLPILPVFVHHELGGTDVEIGLVVAVQAISAILVRPWITPRINKYGAVPVILSGASLGALSIALMPLSPSVAILIVLRLMLGAAQAAMMVAMLSSVMAWVSEFRRAEAASVFSIAPYIGLAIGPVVGQLIYNSAGYEAAFGTAGVIAFLGALPVFTLRKSDIRIADQSLLTGENKPPSFYLPAILPGVVLALGIVGMVGMNAFLPLYAPTLGYYQVQWLFFFYSAIVLSVRLFGRRVPDRVGPRVTGISATVSIVVGLSIMAITPGWLGLYLAMVPLAVGIALQYPGLMALVLSNVDDRTRPSAISTFTMFFDIAQGIGGLVVGLAAAFGGYRAVFGAGAICSMIGLAVLVGLVLPRYTRVTAASS
- a CDS encoding DUF2889 domain-containing protein, with the translated sequence MTNPVGVPLARGITQPLDELWARRPNSVRRTATLSATPGPQWSGFAVEGVARDAAFGADGELLSSRSGRLSAQVDPMGNLESIEVTDEYGTRSLTEALRGKSIGAGFRAQLSRLEPPIADSSLVGALLDDLSGIRHIAGYGRIVSEPQIPGMLANSPQVGTCAGWMAGGVAAMASSVSILGDLPPAMTIKELVAREGDWHDEIELPAGSMQRRRLLDVIPQSDGTTELNMWFRDSLHKAIDDDAALHEYVVRAQLDADGLLADAKAEPRTLPMGDCPLAAEHVGLLEGRSGSQIDEGVRAHLRSELGCTHLNDAMRFLRSATPMLNQLSESEAHHG